In Phlebotomus papatasi isolate M1 chromosome 1, Ppap_2.1, whole genome shotgun sequence, the following proteins share a genomic window:
- the LOC129805595 gene encoding 60S ribosomal protein L36, with protein MGLKYELCVGLNRGHKTSKIRNLRYTGDKKLKGLRPDRLKCVQTKHTKFVRDIVREVVGHAPYEKRCMELLKVSKDKRALKFLKRRLGTHIRGKRKREELSNILTQMRKAQAHAK; from the exons ATGGGTTTAAAGTACGAACTCTGTGTGGGTCTCAACAGGGGACACAAAACCAGCAAAATCAGGAATTTGCGGTATACTGGAGACAAGAAGTTGAAAGGACTCCGCCCCGATCGGCTAAAATGT GTTCAGACGAAGCACACAAAATTCGTGAGGGATATTGTGCGTGAGGTGGTTGGACATGCTCCCTATGAGAAGCGCTGCATGGAATTGCTGAAGGTGTCTAAGGATAAGCGTGCCCTGAAGTTCCTGAAACGTCGCCTGGGCACTCACATCCGTGGCAAGAGGAAGCGTGAGGAACTGTCCAACATTCTGACACAGATGCGCAAGGCTCAGGCCCATGCcaagtaa
- the LOC129804602 gene encoding phospholipid-transporting ATPase ABCA1 gives MATLLTFRVFMWKALKEKQFSWKFVLIFVYLLPCLVTGLLLFSSHSERSISSHEFDALDTETLATYFPGGVHDSVCFTPDTPFFSDLIERVRFKLGILYERVHGFPTVHQMNRFVESNNQGKIYAIIFNSPGNSSMEFNYTIRNRNMGVNFDTQQFYLNDIKRINNRVTDEYIESGFLALQQSIDSIYIELITGRTNFASEIEHFPALSRTQISNIDVVVFGTFFALLLFMTSTYIILIPLVEEKECGVNALLRIVTKYFYFNDVTRFIVNFILCIVFLSIAFVMTVWCNLWETIQLQYPLFLMILFLIAIMSYSCFISLFFQTVEYAKIGGILFYLVPFCVIFFYSDNVFINKLEYIFCGSLFLNGMTIFGNYVSTGHVFDVKSLTKSAYLGAENDHFSMGSIYGLLLLNSFVYLGLYFALENFQICEYIKCFFCGVKNCWVTPKVKNGPVQQIGLQNLQESENAVEISNLSKVFYSFRGKHKVAVNRVSLEIPKRQITALLGHNGAGKTTTMCMIIGTLSRTDGTISVEGQTEARKYQKMIGYCPQKNVFIKYFTCLEHVIFFGRLRGLDEEEARQESEKILNEVKLLPKGSCHPKKLSGGMKRRLCLAMGVIGNTKIVILDEPTSGLDPESRRELWDVLLALRKERAVLITTHYMEEADILGDKIAIMENGHIVCHGTSLELKRKYTSGYILKVMAASKEFSPNVTEDFVRKRIPNARIKSHIEPTLIISLPYKNENSYSKILSELENGKGALAIDSVSITNATLEEVFLSCADRERKDVVVNVGQSAQGCDEVDSIDGYHPVGESDAILTHRRSCGTKCQQICAIIDKKFNYLWRDIIYSGIMFVIPFIALILSFILIRMSVTKMEQTELIMNFSGYRTPQIHLTVPNATNTELERRLLETFERVAREQNVQLTRHTNRKIEEILMYQELQDRINFYENIVAGFEVSLLNGQEPRVKIMYSGNALHSSVMAQNLVSNVMLQTVRGHRASIETRSVPLLRKDIKINRYHMNFYEALMPLGFFIYILYFVGAPFTEEATEFKTLHCTNACIYWMTTFLFDLTVHVCICTGIFIVASQWIDRAGILSAEVHLKLTLIYIFYGMAMLPFIYILTKYFRSMENLYTFVSYLALFAVILSQLLSTSDDKIREYVYWSQAFHIFPDFAMRHTIALVIVGFFSNAKPQEQTVQIDQMNPFPVSSDSGPYDITFYFVAMTMLMLIYLFYLINFCENIYFGRSFVNFWMKMKKRKGQQKKISKRSVDAVDSPVRVNAEDEVDADVRNEETETEKCEQEQKFNDFAMVVRNLEKEFPNGTMAVKRLNFRVHKGECFGLLGMNGAGKTTTFKMMTLNESITRGSIHLSHMNSVTNANNYKLSYGYCPQIDALHTALTATETLKYFGRMRGIPSGPELDKEVDVWLKRVDLDDYRNVQVKYYSGGTKRKLNTAIAMIGSPDVIFLDEPTTGVDPISRRRIWECINELKKRKKTIILTSHSMDECEQLCNRIAIMNDGHLQCIGPTQKLKDKFGHGFTLVLKMVKGCDAVSDLKEDITEKFPDSILREDHADILKYHVTEGNVCWSRVFQRLEELREQFPSTISDYSVSEVSLEDIFLHFAHRKA, from the exons ATGGCAACATTGCTGACATTTCGTGTGTTTATGTGGAAAGCGCTGAAGGAAAAGCAATTTTCCTGGAAGTTTGTGCTTATTTTTGTTTACCTCCTGCCATGCCTAGTCACAGGGTTACTCCTATTTTCCTCTCACTCCGAGAGATCCATCAGTTCTCACGAGTTCGATGCACTAGATACG GAAACCCTGGCAACGTACTTCCCCGGAGGAGTACATGATAGTGTCTGCTTTACGCCCGACACACCTTTCTTCAGTGACTTAATAGAGCGTGTCCGCTTTAAATTGGGAATTCTCTATGAAA GGGTCCATGGCTTTCCCACTGTGCACCAAATGAACAGATTCGTGGAATCAAATAACCAAGGCAAGATTTATGCCATCATATTCAACAGTCCGGGAAACAGTTCAATGGAATTCAATTATACCATCCGGAATCGAAATATGGGTGTGAATTTCGACACGCAGCAATTCTACTTGAATGACATCAAGAGAATCAACAATCGAG TGACTGATGAATACATTGAAAGTGGCTTTCTGGCACTTCAGCAGAGTATCGATAGCATTTACATTGAGCTTATCACCGGAAGAACAAACTTTGCG agtgaaATTGAACACTTCCCAGCACTCTCGAGAACGCAAATTAGCAACATTGACGTCGTGGTATTTGGAACATTTTTCGCTCTTCTTCTCTTCATGACGTCGACCTATATAATTCTAATACCGCTTGTGGAGGAGAAAGAATGTGGCGTAAAT GCACTCTTGAGGATTGTTACCAAATACTTTTACTTCAATGATGTCACAAGATTCATTGTGAATTTCATTCTGTGCATTGTCTTTCTGAGTATTGCCTTTGTCATGACAGTTTGGTGCAACTTATGGGAAACTATTCAACTTCAGTATCCACTCTTTCTCATGATCCTCTTTCTGATTGCAATTATGAGCTACAGCTGTTTTATCAGTTTATTTTTTCAGACAG tgGAATATGCAAAAATCGGAGGGATTCTCTTCTATCTCGTGCCCTTCTGTGTCATTTTCTTCTACTCAGACAAtgtctttatcaataaattggaGTACATCTTCTGTGGGAGTCTCTTCCTGAATGGCATGACGATTTTCGGGAACTACGTCTCAACTGGACATGTTTTTGATGTCAAAAGTCTGACCAAGAGTGCATATCTTGGAGCAGAAAATGATCATTTCTCAATGGGAAGCATCTACGGACTACTCTTGCTTAATTCTTTTGTCTACCTGGGACTCTACTTTGCCCTGGAGAACTTCCAAATTTGCGAATACATCAAGTGTTTCTTCTGCGGAGTG AAAAATTGCTGGGTGACAccaaaagtgaaaaatgggCCTGTACAGCAAATTGGCCTGCAAAATTTGCAGGAGAGTGAAAATGCTGTTGAGATAAGCAATTTGAGTAAGGTATTCTATTCATTTAGGGGAAAGCACAAAGTGGCTGTGAATAGGGTATCATTGGAGATTCCTAAGAGGCAAATAACAGCTCTCTTGGGGCACAATGGTGCCGGAAAGACCACAACAATGTGCATGATTATTGGGACGCTGAGTCGAACGGATGGTACAATTAGTGTTGAGGGTCAGACAGAGGCGAGAAAGTATCAGAAAATGATTGGATACTGTCCACAGAAGAatgtttttatcaaatattttacaTGTTTGGAGCATGTGATATTTTTTGGACGTTTAAGGGGTTTGGATGAAGAAGAAGCACGCCAGGAGAGTGAAAAGATTCTCAATGAGGTGAAACTTTTGCCAAAGGGTAGTTGTCATCCTAAGAAACTTTCGGGTGGAATGAAGAGAAGATTGTGCCTAGCAATGGGAGTTATTGGGAATACAAAAATTGTGATATTGGATGAACCGACATCGGGATTGGATCCGGAGAGTCGTAGGGAATTGTGGGATGTATTGTTGGCACTGAGGAAGGAACGAGCTGTTCTTATAACTACCCACTATATGGAAGAGGCAGATATTCTTGGggataaaattgcaattatgGAGAATGGGCATATTGTGTGTCATGGAACGAGTTTGGAACTCAAGAGAAAATATACTTCGGGGTATATTTTGAAAGTTATGGCAGCCAGTAAGGAATTTTCGCCCAATGTTACGGaggattttgtgagaaaacGTATTCCCAATGCTAGAATTAAGTCACACATTGAGCCAACATTGATAATTTCTTTGCCGTACAAAAATGAAAATAGTTACTCGAAGATTCTGAGTGAGTTGGAGAATGGAAAGGGGGCATTAGCTATAGATTCAGTTAGTATTACCAATGCTACACTTGAGGAGGTTTTCTTGAGTTGTGCAGATAGGGAGAGAAAGGATGTTGTTGTGAATGTTGGTCAGAGTGCACAGGGATGCGATGAAGTTGATTCAATTGATGGATATCATCCAGTTGGTGAGTCAGATGCCATTTTGACCCATAGAAGATCCTGTGGGACAAAATGTCAGCAAATCTGTGCGATTATTGATAAGAAATTCAACTATCTCTGGAGAGATATTATCTATTCGGGAATTATGTTTGTCATTCCCTTTATTGCTCTGATCCTTTCATTCATTCTCATCCGAATGTCTGTGACTAAAATGGAACAGACAGAACTTATAATGAATTTTTCTGGCTATCGAACACCCCAAATCCATCTTACAGTCCCAAATGCTACCAACACAGAGTTGGAGAGAAGGCTTTTGGAGACTTTTGAGAGAGTGGCCAGGGAGCAAAATGTCCAATTGACAAGGCatacaaatcgaaaaattgaaGAGATACTAATGTATCAGGAATTGCAGGATCGTATCAATTTCTATGAGAATATTGTGGCAGGATTTGAAGTATCTCTGCTCAATGGTCAAGAACCACGAGTGAAGATTATGTACTCGGGTAATGCTCTTCATAGTTCGGTAATGGCTCAGAATCTTGTGTCCAATGTTATGCTACAAACAGTTCGGGGTCATAGGGCATCAATTGAGACACGAAGTGTTCCACTTTTGCGCAAAGATATCAAGATAAATCGTTATCACATGAATTTCTATGAAGCTCTAATGCCCCTTGGATTCTTCATCTACATTCTCTACTTTGTCGGTGCACCATTTACAGAAGAAGCTACAGAATTCAAAACTCTTCACTGTACCAATGCCTGCATCTACTGGATGACAACTTTTCTCTTTGATCTGACTGTTCATGTTTGTATTTGTACTGGGATTTTCATTGTGGCCAGTCAATGGATTGATCGGGCGGGAATTCTTTCAGCTGAAGTTCATTTGAAGTTAACCCTAATCTACATCTTCTACGGCATGGCTATGCTACCATTCATCTACATCCTGACCAAATATTTCCGAAGTATGGAAAATCTGTATACTTTTGTCTCATACCTCGCTCTATTTGCTGTCATTTTGAGCCAATTACTATCCACGTCTGACGATAAGATCCGGGAATATGTTTACTGGAGTCAAGCATTTCATATCTTTCCGGATTTTGCCATGAGGCATACAATAGCTCTGGTTATTGTGGGATTTTTCTCAAATGCCAAACCACAGGAGCAAACTGTGCAAATTGATCAGATGAATCCCTTTCCTGTGTCCAGTGATTCTGGACCCTATGACATCACATTCTATTTTGTTGCCATGACTATGCTCATGCTAATCTACCTCTTCTATTTGATCAATTTCTGCGAAAATATCTACTTTGGCCGAAGTTTTGTCAATTTCTGGATGAAAATGAAGAAGCGCAAGGGACAGCAAAAGAAGATTTCCAAGAGATCAGTAGATGCTGTTGATTCGCCAGTTCGTGTAAATGCCGAGGATGAAGTAGATGCCGATGTGAGGAATGAAGAGACAGAAACAGAAAAATGCGAACAAGAGcagaaatttaatgattttgcaATGGTAGTGAGGAATCTCGAGAAAGAATTTCCCAATGGAACAATGGCAGTTAAGAGGCTGAATTTTAGGGTGCACAAGGGTGAATGTTTTGGTTTGTTGGGAATGAATGGAGCCGGCAAGACTACAACATTCAAAATGATGACACTCAATGAAAGTATCACAAGAGGAAGTATACATCTCAGTCACATGAATAGTGTCACTAATGCCAATAACTACAAACTTTCCTATGGTTATTGTCCACAAATCGATGCCCTACATACAGCCCTAACAGCTACAGAGACCCTAAAGTATTTTGGTCGAATGAGGGGAATTCCATCGGGTCCAGAACTCGATAAGGAAGTTGATGTATGGCTCAAGAGAGTTGATCTTGATGATTATCGCAATGTTCAGGTCAAATACTATTCCGGAGGGACAAAACGCAAATTAAATACAGCCATTGCCATGATTGGATCTCCCGATGTCATCTTTCTGGATGAACCAACAACGGGAGTTGATCCAATTTCACGACGACGTATCTGGGAGTGTATCAATGAGCTGAAGAAACGCAAGAAAACCATCATTCTAACGTCCCACAGTATGGATGAATGTGAACAATTGTGCAACAGAATAGCCATTATGAATGATGGACATTTACAATGTATTGGACCAACACAGAAGCTCAAGGATAAATTTGGCCATGGATTTACGCTGGTGCTAAAAATGGTCAAAGGCTGTGATGCAGTGAGTGATCTCAAGGAGGATATAACTGAGAAATTTCCCGATAGTATTTTGAGGGAAGATCATGCAGACATACTCAAGTATCATGTCACTGAGGGCAATGTCTGCTGGTCCAGAGTTTTTCAGAGGCTCGAAGAGCTACGGGAACAATTTCCCAGCACAATCAGTGACTATTCAGTGTCCGAAGTGTCTCTTGAGGACATTTTTCTACACTTTGCGCATCGCAAAGCTTAA
- the LOC129805289 gene encoding probable proline--tRNA ligase, mitochondrial has protein sequence MNRISKIFQPMVIIPKGAVIKKAEVSSRSHRLMTELGLIKPATNGTFYLLPLVQRSVDKLVAIVEAHMREIDAQRLTLPILTSGELWKKSGRLGSAPNREIMTTVDRHENLQILSPTNEESITSLMASLSPISYKQLPLRFYQIGTKFRDEMKPRFGLIRTKEFIMKDLYTFDGNETNALDTYHEICGAYEKMLRFIGLTTFAKVEGDAGLMGGNLSHEYHLPAAVGDDTLVTCEKCGHAANLEAIPEAKRKNCGKCGSDSLKISEGIEVAHTFLLGDKYSKPLKATYLQEHGLTVPVVMGCFGVGITRLVAAAIEVLSTDTDIRWPRKLAPFTVCLIPPKAGSKEEKSGGTALTEDLYRQLSQLPGLEDDAVLDDRNHLTIGKRLLLARRMGYPFVIVAGSRVVDTPPLLELHLVESGKSLELQPSDIISEIRKHLNEEN, from the exons ATGAATCGCATCTCCAAAATTTTCCAGCCAATGGTAATCATACCCAAAGGGGCTGTGATCAAGAAAGCGGAAGTCTCATCACGGAGCCACAGA CTCATGACAGAACTGGGTCTCATTAAACCAGCCACAAATGGGACATTCTACCTCTTGCCACTGGTGCAGAGATCCGTGGACAAGCTGGTGGCCATTGTGGAGGCTCACATGAGGGAAATTGACGCTCAGAGACTCACACTGCCCATTCTGACATCAGGGGAGCTGTGGAAGAAGTCAGGACGCTTGGGAAGTGCGCCAAATCGAGAAATCATGACGACAGTGGACAGGCACGAGAATCTCCAAATTCTCAGTCCG ACAAATGAAGAGTCGATAACGTCGCTGATGGCCTCCTTATCGCCAATTTCCTACAAGCAATTGCCACTTCGTTTTTATCAG ATTGGTACAAAGTTCAGGGATGAGATGAAGCCGAGATTTGGACTGATACGCACCAAGGAATTTATCATGAAGGATCTCTATACTTTTGATGGCAATGAGACAAATGCCCTGGACACTTACCATGAAATCTGTGGAGCCTACGAGAAGATGCTACGGTTCATTGGTCTGACGACTTTTGCCAAGGTTGAGGGTGATGCGGGATTGATGGGTGGGAATTTGTCACATGAGTATCATCTTCCGGCTGCCGTTGGGGATGATACCCTTGTGACATGTGAAAAATGTGGCCATGCAGCCAACCTGGAGGCTATTCCTGAAGCTAAGAGGAAAAATTGTGGGAAATGTGGAAGTGATTCCCTCAAAATTTCCGAAGGCATTGAAGTAGCTCATACATTTTTGCTGGGCGATAAGTACTCAAAGCCCCTGAAGGCCACTTACCTGCAGGAACATGGCCTGACGGTGCCTGTGGTGATGGGATGCTTCGGGGTGGGTATCACTAGACTGGTGGCTGCTGCAATTGAAGTCCTGTCAACTGACACAGACATCCGATGGCCAAGAAAACTTGCACCATTCACAGTATGCCTCATCCCACCGAAAGCCGGTAGCAAGGAGGAAAAATCTGGAGGAACAGCTCTTACTGAAGATCTCTACAGGCAACTCAGTCAACTGCCTGGGCTGGAGGATGATGCAGTTCTCGATGACAGAAATCATCTGACAATTGGCAAAAGGCTTCTTCTGGCCAGGAGAATGGGGTATCCTTTTGTCATAGTGGCTGGTTCTCGGGTAGTCGATACCCCGCCCCTGCTAGAGCTTCATCTCGTAGAATCAGGCAAGAGCCTGGAACTTCAACCCAGTGACATTATTAGCGAAATCCGGAAGCATTTGAATGAAGAAAATTGA
- the LOC129804806 gene encoding CCR4-NOT transcription complex subunit 9 isoform X2, translating into MSSQPSPAPHSAETEKVFHWINELSNPETRENALLELSKKRESVPDLAPMLWHSFGTTAALLQEIINIYPSIHPATLTAHQSNRVCNALALLQCVASHPETRSVFLQANIPLFLYPFLHTTSKTRPFEYLRLTSLGVIGALVKTDEQEVITFLLSTEIIPLCLRIMESGSELSKTVATFILQKILLDDSGLSYICQTYDRFSHVAIILGKMVISLAKEPSARLLKHVVRCYLRLTDNPRACEALRQCLPDQLRDATFAECLREDKSTKHWLSILLKNLEPGASAPQDPRQMGISPLNA; encoded by the exons ATGAGCAGTCAACCGAGTCCGGCTCCACATTCAGCTGAAACCGAAAAG gtgtTTCACTGGATCAATGAGCTGTCCAATCCGGAGACTAGGGAGAATGCTTTGCTGGAGCTGAGCAAGAAGCGAGAGAGTGTGCCAGATTTAGCACCAATGCTTTGGCATAGTTTTGGCACAACTGCTGCCCTGCTCCAGGAAATCATCAATATCTACCCTTCTATTCATCCGGCCACACTCACTGCCCACCAATCCAATCGTGTATGCAATGCCCTCGCTCTCCTGCAGTGTGTCGCTTCCCATCCTGAGACACGATCAGTGTTCCTGCAAGCCAATATACCTCTGTTCCTCTATCCTTTCTTGCACACTACCTCCAAGACCAGGCCCTTTGAGTACTTGCGCCTGACGAGCCTTGGAGTTATTGGGGCACTCGTAAAG ACTGATGAACAGGAGGTTATCACATTTTTGCTCAGTACTGAAATCATTCCGTTGTGCCTGCGAATAATGGAATCGGGTTCTGAGTTGAGCAAAACTGTGGCAACATTTATACTGCAGAAGATCCTCCTCGATGATAGTGGTTTGTCTTACATATGTCAGACATATGATAGATTTTCTCATGTAGCAATAATATTGGGAAAGATGGTGATATCTTTGGCGAAAGAGCCATCAGCCAGGCTCTTGAAGCACGTTGTTAGATGCTACCTGAGGCTCACGGATAATCCAAG GGCATGCGAAGCTTTGCGACAATGTCTTCCGGATCAACTGCGCGATGCCACTTTTGCTGAATGCCTTCGTGAGGACAAATCTACGAAACATTGGCTGTCGATATTGCTGAAGAATCTCGAACCGGGAGCGTCTGCACCGCAGGATCCTCGACAAATGGGCATTTCTCCACTCAATGcgtaa
- the LOC129805484 gene encoding protein ARV1: MMEIDSPRVLCINCGHPVGELYRKYGESVIKMTVCANCNEVADKYIEYEPVVILIDVVLLTKSAYRHILFNGQFKNFWKLFIILVLMESYMKWMRLPQTDNDQESEKNFYICGFWVILENLSFFCVIRGSVFLLEKLIKTNAHREAGRPEKLSLLLWKSIILASLGKFLFVPIVIWQDNSSDFALQIHSILVMGYFLLSLICSCSVVLCYSRLEATCIVFQSLLLKSLIINHLGISIKMP, encoded by the exons ATGATGGAAATAGATTCACCAAGAGTTTTGTGCATCAATTGCGGTCATCCTGTGGGAGAATTATATAGAAAATACGGTGAAAGCGTGATAAAAATGACCGTCTGT GCAAATTGCAATGAAGTGGCTGACAAATACATTGAATATGAACCTGTTGTAATTCTCATTGATGTGGTCTTGCTGACAAAGAGCGCTTATCGGCATATTCTCTTCAATGGGCAGTTTAAG AATTTCTGGAAACTCTTCATCATCCTTGTCCTTATGGAGTCATACATGAAGTGGATGAGACTTCCACAGACGGATAATGATCAGGAATCTGAAAAGAACTTTTACATCTGTGGCTTTTGGGTGATTCTGGAAAATCTCTCATTCTTCTGCGTGATCAGAGGATCTGTCTTCCTGCTGGAGAAACTGATAAAGACAAATGCCCATAGGGAAGCTGGAAGACCAGAAAAACTCTCACTGCTTCTGTGGAAGAGTATAATTCTCGCAAGTTtgggaaaatttctctttgtccCAATTGTCATTTGGCAGGACAATTCATCAGATTTTGCCCTGCAAATACACTCAATTCTAGTCATGGGCTACTTTTTATTGTCCCTCATTTGTTCCTGTTCAG TGGTTCTGTGCTATTCCCGCCTCGAGGCAACATGCATTGTCTTCCAGTCACTCCTGCTCAAGTCACTAATTATCAATCACCTgggaatttcaataaaaatgccttaa
- the LOC129804806 gene encoding DNA helicase MCM8 isoform X1, whose product MPSDSAGASESSRGRGGSRGGGSRGGSGRGGRPWANARFWNMRRNEPPRDKPISTSIPRDGQQPGAPRANASSVAPFLVTTEGQYPDWKIYLPKEAFMAGSPNAKKVAAFEGHIARNEEVFDFEKTLRKYHFDVNLEILTQDEIFRREWDTFPNDLLNEPETTVALLGIAMHHRVLQMWNSNRGCFQRISPRILGFGPVVKLKTLKMTNRGKMVSFTGTVTKLGTSEIIFNWMAFKCQDCNAAQAVLQPDGNLTLPKSCTAPCRVTTGFEPLLTSSFTRTEGIQTILVEESVEDRDADVLRPRNIEVELSNDLVDTVCPGDDVTVTGVLKLRTQEERQKDKAHTYTSYIRAVNLISHSNPLMTKTVEFTEKSLQAIQMIKSDPFTFRLLVHSLCPDVSGHEMVKAALLLGLFSGNLGNPDFRSEVHVLMVGDPGLGKSCILKACASAAPRGIFTSCSSSSVTGLTATVKNEKGQGAALEAGALVLADQGVCCIDEFDKVATNHASMLEVMEQQRVSVAKAGVVCNLPARTTILAAGNPVSGHYDRSKTVSENLKLHPAILSRFDCVFILLDNQSKDFATLLAESTGQPPPSSSRPTVPLKQRLRLRAGERVDALPHVLFQKYIAYAQKKIKVRLAEDAGQLLKEFYLELRRTRVGSQCIPVTVRQMEALVRMTIARARIDLSEVAGIQHAQEVIELMKESMVGVLSPDGGDTLDWQRGINGSGMSKSSQAKLFLAEIRNRAEQKRKSEFHLDEFTAIADRLGIKNVLSDLIDSLNLQGYIIKRGNGFYKIL is encoded by the coding sequence ATGCCATCAGACAGTGCTGGTGCATCTGAAAGTAGCAGAGGGAGGGGAGGTTCGCGTGGGGGAGGATCTCGTGGTGGTAGTGGAAGAGGAGGAAGACCATGGGCAAATGCGCGATTCTGGAATATGCGACGCAATGAACCACCAAGAGATAAGCCCATTTCCACTTCCATTCCACGAGATGGACAACAGCCCGGGGCTCCTCGTGCAAATGCCTCATCTGTGGCACCTTTCTTGGTGACCACTGAAGGACAGTACCCCGATTGGAAGATTTACCTGCCCAAAGAGGCATTTATGGCAGGATCACCAAATGCCAAGAAAGTGGCTGCATTTGAGGGGCATATAGCTCGAAATGAGGAAgtgtttgattttgaaaaaactcTAAGGAAGTATCATTTTGATGTGAATCTGGAGATTCTCACACAAGATGAGATTTTCCGCAGAGAATGGGACACTTTTCCCAATGATCTTCTCAATGAACCAGAGACCACAGTTGCGCTTCTGGGAATCGCCATGCATCATCGGGTATTGCAAATGTGGAATAGCAATAGGGGCTGCTTTCAGAGGATATCCCCGAGAATTCTAGGATTCGGACCAGTAGTCAAACTCAAAACACTGAAGATGACTAATCGAGGGAAGATGGTGTCATTTACGGGGACGGTGACAAAACTGGGAACGTCAGagatcatttttaattggatGGCCTTTAAGTGTCAGGATTGCAATGCAGCCCAGGCTGTGTTGCAACCGGATGGCAATCTCACACTTCCAAAATCTTGCACAGCTCCATGTCGAGTAACAACGGGATTTGAGCCTCTGCTGACGTCCAGTTTCACGCGGACTGAAGGCATTCAGACAATTCTCGTGGAGGAGAGCGTCGAGGATCGCGATGCTGATGTTCTGAGGCCAAGAAATATCGAAGTGGAATTGTCTAATGACCTGGTGGACACTGTCTGTCCAGGAGACGATGTTACAGTGACGGGAGTGCTGAAACTTCGAACTCAGGAGGAGCGTCAAAAGGACAAAGCTCACACTTATACCTCATACATCAGAGCTGTGAATCTCATCAGTCATTCCAATCCCCTGATGACCAAAACTGTGGAATTTACCGAGAAATCCCTGCAAGCCATTCAGATGATCAAATCCGATCCATTCACCTTTCGTCTTCTTGTGCATTCTCTCTGTCCGGACGTTTCTGGCCATGAGATGGTCAAAGCTGCACTCCTGCTGGGGCTGTTTAGTGGAAATCTAGGTAATCCGGACTTTCGCTCTGAGGTCCATGTGCTGATGGTGGGAGATCCTGGCCTTGGGAAGAGCTGCATACTGAAAGCCTGTGCTAGTGCAGCTCCACGGGGAATCTTCACCAGTTGCTCCAGCAGTTCCGTTACCGGTCTCACGGCCACTGTGAAGAATGAAAAAGGTCAGGGAGCTGCATTGGAGGCCGGAGCACTGGTACTTGCAGATCAGGGAGTCTGCTGCATTGATGAGTTTGACAAAGTCGCCACAAATCATGCTTCGATGCTGGAAGTGATGGAACAGCAGAGAGTCAGTGTGGCCAAGGCTGGAGTTGTCTGCAATTTGCCAGCTAGGACAACCATCCTGGCAGCTGGAAATCCCGTCAGTGGTCACTATGATCGTTCTAAGACGGTATCTGAGAATCTCAAACTCCATCCGGCCATCCTATCGCGTTTCGATTGTGTCTTCATCCTGCTGGACAATCAGAGCAAGGACTTTGCTACGCTTCTGGCTGAATCCACTGGACAACCTCCTCCTTCGTCCTCAAGGCCTACTGTTCCGCTCAAACAGCGCCTTCGGCTGCGTGCAGGAGAACGAGTTGATGCTCTACCGCATGTTCTGTTCCAGAAGTACATAGCCTATGCGCAGAAGAAGATTAAAGTGCGTCTGGCGGAGGATGCTGGCCAGCTGCTGAAGGAATTCTACCTGGAATTGAGGCGAACACGCGTGGGGAGTCAATGTATTCCGGTGACAGTGAGGCAGATGGAAGCTCTAGTGAGGATGACTATTGCTCGTGCCAGGATTGATCTGTCTGAAGTGGCTGGAATCCAGCATGCTCAGGAGGTGATTGAACTGATGAAGGAGAGCATGGTGGGTGTCCTAAGTCCCGACGGTGGAGACACTCTTGATTGGCAACGTGGAATAAATGGTTCGGGAATGAGCAAATCTTCTCAGGCAAAACTCTTCCTGGCTGAAATTCGTAATAGGGCTGAACAGAAGCGAAAGAGTGAATTTCACCTGGACGAATTTACAGCTATTGCCGATAGACTTGGAATCAAGAATGTCCTGAGTGATCTGATAGACTCCCTGAATCTGCAAGGATACATCATCAAACGGGGAAATGGATTCTACAAAATCCTCTAA